In Anguilla rostrata isolate EN2019 chromosome 1, ASM1855537v3, whole genome shotgun sequence, a genomic segment contains:
- the LOC135249713 gene encoding protein unc-79 homolog isoform X7: MSTKAEQFASKIRYLQEYHNRVLHNIYPVPSGTDIANTLKYFSQTLLSILSRTGRKENQEASNLAVPMTMCLFPVPFPLTPSLRPQVSSINPTVTRSLLYSVLRDAPSDRGGQQSRDAQLSEYPSLDYQGLYVTLVTLLDLVPLLQHGQHDLGQSIFYTTTCLLPFLSDDILSTLPYTMISTLATFPPFLHKDIIEYLSTSFLPMAILGSTRREGGVPAYVNLSASSMLMIAMQYTSNPVYHCQLLECLMKHKQEVWKDLLYVISYGPSQVKPPAVQMLFHYWPNLKPPGAISEYRGLQYTAWNPIHCQHIECHNAINKPAVKMCIDPTLSVALGDKPPPLYICEECSQRIAGDHAEWLLDVLLPQAEISAICQKKNCSSHVRRAVVTCFSAGCCGRHGNRPVRYCKRCHVNHHSSEVGASAETHLYQTSPPPINTRECGAEELVCTVEAVVSLLKEAEIHAELREYEMNKRRQMGLSASHHSLDNIDFDNKEDDQHDQRLLSQFGIWFLVSLCTPSENTPTESLARLVSMVFQWFHSTAYMMDDEVGSLVEKLKPQFVTKWLKTVCDVRFDVMVMCLLPKPVEFARVGGYWDKSCSTVIQLKEGLNRILCLIPYNVISQPLWECFMPEWLEAIRTEVPDHQLKEFREVLSKMFDIELCPLPFSMEEMFGFISCRFSGYPASVQEQALLWLHVLSELDIVVPLQLLIGMFSDGVNSLKELANQRKARATDLSGNTGARRVSVVSDPGRRGQHSTLSPFPSPFRSPFRSPLRCSPFKNLGHAPAHCALDLDCEDDDMNLGCFILMFDLILKQMELQDDGVTLGLDNSLAKDIMGIVNNVFQAPWGGSHTCQKDEKALECSLCQSSILCYQLGCELLERLAPREEIRLVEPTDSLEDTLIFPRAEFSIGNDQGPEEGDNPAGRQADNPGNQSHSPDNPSMRNNAEKKFSYQQLPVSLKLIYTILQEMAKFDEPDILFNMLNCLKILCLHGECLYLARKDHPQFLAYVQDKMLIPSLWRMLKSEFCQLASLAVPQLLHALSLSHGADIFWGIVDSHFNSKDWKMRFEAVERVAVLCRFLDITSVNKNHLLKYSLAHSFCCFLAAVEDVNPAVATRARLLLDTIKRPALQGLCLCLDFQFDTVVRDRPIILSKLLLLHFLKKDVPALSWEFFVNRFETLSLEAQLHLDCNKEFPFPTTITAVRTNVANLSDAAMWKIRRARFARNRQKSVRSLRDSVKGPAESKRAFSLPETLSNRLRQNTPEDDSIIKDLQPEDAGIDHQTVHHLIMVLMKFMAKDKSSAEADIGSAKAFNTVKRHLYVLLGYDQQEGCFMIAPQKMRTSTCFNAFIAGIAQVMDYNIGLGKQLLPLVVQVLKYCTCPQLRHYFQQPPRCSLWALRPHIRQMWLKALLVILYKYPYRDMDVSKVVLHLIHITVNTLNAQYHSCRPHATAGPLYSDNSNISRYSEKEKEEDSVFDESDIHDTPTGAGNKESQTFFARLKRIGGSKSVKYQPVELNAQKSEIELSEYREASALQDSILRCVREESTKKKRLQAMHKQKSLDISNTDSILFNLDEHRRKSCIDRCDLHGPPASAYNARQGDHHTKGSSDGSSGKADGNDNHDRRGSRDSKRPVIPEVRLSCMETLEDKLDSPEDTSEAKEDPDLIDLSSDCTSIPEKHSILSMSDSDSLVFEPLPPLRIVESDEEFENPPGDKPNGRPPVSPAASNSFRPKPVVQVSVEECQAQDPPGSPLKPMRKSPSMTPTASLELPDNKDLIHTEDVSDHSHESPLTLKQKRDLLRKTPAVPEMSLDDACTQPEDIKAGGGSGASPSGRSVFLNIPEDAGSDNQPEGDEEDFGEEEDSDPKNEDDNEEAEFKIQIVPRQRKQRKIAVSAIQREYLDISFNTLDKIADQAGDADHRALSALEKPRESASAPALEAAIPETSSRSSISTQYRQVKRGSLGALTMSQLMKRQLEHQSSAPHNISTWETGECPAWRPASSETRDPKPTSADALHAACTNHLKGATKTSLLSAPSTVSMFVPAPEEFTDEQPTTMTDRCRDCGAVLEEYDEDTLGLAVVVLSMFIHLSPDLAAPLLLDIMQSVGRLASSANFSGQAESMLIPGNAAGVAKQFLRCVFHQLAPNGILPQLFQSNIKDGSFLRTLASSLIDFNELSSVAALNQLLEGLNNKKNLPAGGTMLHCLDNIASFMEALPMDSPSNLWTTICNQFQTFLTKLPSVLPLKCPLDSSLRIIICLLKIPTSSATRSLLEPFSKLLSFVIQYGVFSLSYLVELCGLCYRAFNKVISRPLRPLRNGKKNMAAR, translated from the exons TGGGCTCCACTCGAAGAGAGGGGGGCGTCCCAGCCTACGTCAATCTCTCCGCCTCTTCTATGCTAATGATTGCTATGCAGTACACCTCAAACCCTG TCTACCACTGTCAGCTGCTGGAATGCCTTATGAAGCACAAACAGGAAGTATGGAAG GACTTGCTATATGTCATATCCTATGGACCATCCCAAGTCAAGCCCCCTGCTGTTCAAATGCTTTTCCATTACTGGCCGAACCTCAAGCCTCCTGGTGCTATCAGTGAGTACAGAGGACTACAGTACACAG CCTGGAACCCCATCCACTGCCAGCACATCGAATGTCACAACGCCATAAACAAGCCTGCCGTCAAG ATGTGCATCGACCCCACCCTTTCTGTTGCTCTGGGAGACAAGCCCCCTCCTCTGTACATATGCGAGGAATGCAGCCAGAGAATCGCAGG GGACCATGCAGAGTGGCTTCTTGATGTGCTCTTGCCACAAG CAGAAATATCTGCCATTTGCCAAAAGAAG AACTGCAGCTCCCACGTCAGGAGAGCGGTCGTCACCTGCTTCTCAGCCGGTTGCTGTGGGCGCCATGGCAACCGCCCTGTTCGCTACTGCAAGCGTTGCCATGTCAACCACCACAGCAGCGAAGTGGGGGCCTCTGCGGAGACCCACCTCTACCagacctccccccctcccatcaaCACGCGCGAATGTGGAGCTGAGGAGCTGGTGTGCACTGTGGAGGCTGTGGTGAG TCTGCTGAAGGAAGCGGAGATCCACGCAGAGCTGCGGGAGTACGAGATGAACAAACGCCGACAGATGGGCCTGTCAGCTTCTCACCACTCCTTGGACAACATCGACTTTGACAACAAAGAGGACGACCAGCATGACCAGAGGCTGCTCAGTCAGTTCGGTATCTGGTTCCTG GTGAGCCTGTGCACACCGAGTGAGAACACGCCCACGGAGAGCTTGGCCCGGCTGGTCAGCATGGTGTTCCAGTGGTTCCACTCCACCGCCTACATGATGGACGACGAGGTGGGCAGCTTGGTGGAGAAGCTCAAGCCGCAGTTTGTTACCAAGTGGCTGAAGACGGTGTGCGACGTGCGCTTCGACGTCATGGTCATGTGCCTGCTGCCCAAGCCAGTGGAGTTTGCGCGG GTGGGAGGTTACTGGGACAAGTCGTGCAGCACGGTGATACAGCTGAAGGAGGGTCTCAACCGGATCCTGTGCCTGATCCCCTACAACGTCATCAGCCAGCCGCTTTGGGAGTGCTTCATGCCCGAATGGCTGGAGGCCATCCGCACCGAGGTGCCTGACCACCAGCTCAAGGAGTTCCGGGAGGTTCTCAG TAAGATGTTTGACATTGAGCTGTGCCCACTGCCTTTTTCCATGGAGGAGATGTTTGGGTTCATCAGCTGCCGGTTCTCGGGGTACCCGGCGTCTGTCCAGGAGCAGGCTTTGCTCTGGCTCCAC GTGCTATCAGAGCTGGACATCGTGGTGCCTCTCCAGCTGCTGATTGGCATGTTCTCTGATGGAGTGAACTCACTGAAGGAGCTGGCCAATCAGCGGAAAGCGCGGGCGACGGACCTGTCAGGAAACACAGGGGCTCGAAGG GTGAGCGTGGTGTCGGATCCGGGAAGGCGTGGCCAGCACAGCACCCTGAGCCCCTTCCCTAGCCCCTTCCGCAGCCCCTTCCGCAGCCCGCTGCGCTGCAGCCCCTTTAAGAACCTGGGCCACGCCCCCGCTCACTGCGCCCTCGACCTGGACTGCGAGGACGACGACATGAACCTGGGCTGCTTCATCCTGATGTTCGACCTCATCCTCAAGCAG ATGGAGCTGCAGGACGACGGCGTGACGCTGGGCCTGGACAACAGCCTGGCCAAGGACATCATGGGCATCGTTAACAACGTCTTCCAGGCGCCGTGGGGCGGCTCGCACACCTGCCAAAAGGACGAGAAGGCCCTGGAGTGCAGCCTGTGCCAGTCCAGCATCCTGTGCTACCAGCTGGGCTGCGAGCTGCTGGAGAGGCTGGCCCCCCGGGAGGAGATTCGCCTGGTG GAGCCCACAGACAGCCTGGAGGACACGCTGATCTTTCCCCGGGCTGAGTTCTCCATAGGCAATGACCAAGGGCCTGAGGAGGGAGACAACCCTGccggcagacaggcagacaaccCCGGCAATCAGAGCCACTCCCCGGACAACCCTT CCATGAGGAACAATGCTGAAAAGAAGTTCTCCTACCAGCAGCTGCCAGTGTCCCTCAAGCTCATTTACACCATACTACAG GAAATGGCTAAATTTGATGAGCCAGACATCCTCTTCAACATGTTGAACTGCTTGAAAATCTTGTGTCTTCACGGCGAGTGTCTGTATTTGGCCCGCAAAGACCACCCTCAGTTCCTTGCCTATGTCCAGGACAAGATGCTGATACCCAG CCTGTGGCGTATGCTGAAGTCTGAGTTCTGCCAGCTGGCCTCCCTGGCAGTGCCCCAGCTCCTGCAtgccctctccctgtcccacgGTGCTGACATCTTCTGGGGGATCGTGGACAGCCACTTCAACAGCAAGGACTGGAAGATGCGTTTTGAAGCAG TGGAGAGAGTGGCCGTGCTGTGCCGGTTCCTGGACATCACCTCCGTGAACAAGAACCACCTGCTGAAGTACTCGCTGGCCCACTCCTTCTGCTGCTTCCTGGCCGCCGTGGAGGACGTGAACCCGGCCGTGGCCACCCGCGCCCGGCTGCTCCTGGACACCATCAAGAGGCCCGCGCTGCAG ggcctgtgtctgtgcctggaCTTCCAGTTCGACACGGTGGTGAGGGACCGGCCCATCATCCTGAgcaagctgctgctgctccacttCCTCAAGAAGGACGTCCCGGCACTCAGCTGGGAGTTCTTCGTCAATCGCTTCGAGACGCTGTCCTTGGAGGCCCAGCTGCACCTTGACTGCAACAAGGAGTTCCCTTTCCCCACCA CCATCACGGCCGTGCGGACTAACGTGGCCAACCTGAGCGACGCCGCCATGTGGAAGATCCGACGGGCGCGCTTCGCGCGGAACCGGCAGAAGAGCGTGCGCTCCCTGCGCGACAGCGTGAAGGGCCCGGCCGAGTCCAAACGGGCCTTCTCCCTCCCCGAGACGCTGAGCAACAGACTGC GCCAGAACACGCCTGAGGATGACTCAATCATTAAGGACCTGCAaccagaggatgctgggatagaccACCAGACGGTGCACCACCTGATCATGGTGCTGATGAAGTTCATGGCGAAGGACAAGAGCAGCGCTGAGGCGGACATCGGCAGCGCCAAGGCCTTCAACACGGTCAAGCGCCACCTCTACGTGCTGCTGGGCTATGACCAGCAGGAGGGCTGCTTCATGATCGCTCCACAGAAGATGAGAACCTCCACCTGCTTCAACGCCTTCATCGCCGGTATCGCTCAG GTTATGGATTACAACATTGGACTGGGGAAGCAGctgctccccctggtggtgcaGGTGCTGAAGTACTGCACCTGTCCCCAGCTGCGGCACTACTTCCAGCAGCCGCCCCGCTGCTCTCTCTGGGCTTTGCGTCCACACATCCGTCAGATGTGGCTCAAGGCCTTGCTGGTCATTCTCTACAAG TACCCCTACCGAGACATGGACGTGAGCAAGGTGGTGCTTCACCTGATCCACATCACTGTCAACACCCTGAACGCCCAGTACCACAGCTGCAGGCCCCACGCCACCGCGGGGCCTCTGTACAGCGACAACTCCAACATCAGCCGCTACAGCGAGAAGGAAAAAG AGGAGGACAGCGTGTTTGATGAGTCTGACATCCATGATACCCCAACTGGGGCAGGCAACAAGGAGTCTCAGACCTTCTTCGCCCGACTGAAGAGAATTGGGGGCAGCAAGTCCGTGAAGTACCAGCCTGTGGAGCTGAATGCTCAGAAAA GTGAAATTGAGCTGTCGGAGTATCGCGAGGCCAGCGCCCTGCAGGACAGCATCCTGCGCTGCGTGAGGGAGGAGAGCACAAAGAAGAAGCGGCTGCAGGCCATGCACAAGCAGAAGTCCCTGGACATCAGCAACACCGACTCAATCCTCTTCAACTTGGACGAGCATCGCAGGAAGTCCTGCATCGACCGCTGTGACCTGCACGGCCCCCCGGCCTCCGCCTACAATGCGCGCCAGGGGGACCACCACACTAAGGGGTCCTCCGATGGCTCCTCGGGCAAGGCGGACGGCAACGACAACCATGACCGGCGTGGCTCCAGGGACAGCAAGAGGCCCGTCATCCCAGAGGTGCGACTGAGCTGCATGGAGACCTTGGAGGACAAGCTGGACTCCCCCGAGGACACGTCGGAGGCCAAAGAAGACCCCGACCTCATTGACCTCTCCTCTGACTGCACCTCCATCCCTGAGAAGCACTCCATCCTCTCCATGTCCGACAGCGACTCCCTGGTCTTTGAGCCCCTGCCGCCCCTTCGGATCGTGGAGAGTGACGAGGAGTTCGAGAACCCCCCTGGTGATAAGCCCAACGGGAGGCCGCCTGTATCCCCGGCCGCCAGCAACAGCTTCCGCCCAAAGCCTGTGGTGCAAGTGAGCGTGGAGGAGTGCCAGGCCCAGGACCCTCCAGGAAGCCCCTTGAAACCAATGAGAAAGAGCCCTTCCATGACCCCCACTGCCTCTCTGGAGCTTCCAGACAACAAAGATCTCATCCACACTGAAGACGTAAGTGACCATTCCCACGAAAGCCCATTGACCCTCAAGCAGAAGAGGGACCTTCTGAGAAAGACTCCCGCAGTTCCCGAAATGTCCCTGGATGATGCCTGCACTCAACCAGAGGACATCAAAGCTGGCGGGGGGTCGGGTGCCAGTCCCTCCGGGAGGTCCGTATTCCTGAACATCCCAGAAGATGCGGGTTCTGACAACCAACCAGAGGGAGACGAGGAAGActttggggaggaggaggacagcgacCCCAAGAATGAGGACGACAATGAGGAAGCTGAGTTTAAGATCCAGATCGTGCCTCGCCAGCGCAAACAGAGAAAGATCGCTGTCAGCGCCATTCAGAGGGAATACCTGGACATCTCCTTCAACACTCTGGACAAGATCGCAGACCAGGCCGGAGATGCAG ATCACAGAGCTCTGTCCGCTCTGGAAAAGCCGCGGGAATCCGCCTCGGCTCCCGCTCTCGAAGCCGCAATCCCAGAAACGAGCAGCCGCTCTTCGATATCAA CTCAGTACCGGCAGGTGAAGCGCGGGTCCCTGGGGGCCCTGACCATGAGCCAGCTCATGAAGAGGCAGCTGGAGCACCAGTCTAGCGCCCCGCACAACATCAGCACCTGGGAGACGGGTGAGTGCCCAGCCTGGAGGCCCGCGTCTTCGGAAACTCGGGACCCAAAACCCACCTCCGCAGACGCCCTGCACGCTGCCTGCACCAATCACCTCAAAG GTGCTACCAAGACCAGTCTTCTGTCTGCTCCCAGTACAGTCAGCATGTTTGTGCCAGCCCCTGAGGAGTTCACGGATGAGCAGCCCACCACCATGACAGACAG GTGTCGTGATTGTGGGGCGGTGCTGGAGGAGTACGATGAGGACACCCTGGGGCTGGCAGTAGTGGTGCTGTCCATGTTCATCCACCTGAGCCCAGACCTGGCTGCTCCCCTGCTCCTGGACATCATGCAGTCTGTGGGCCG gtTAGCATCCAGTGCTAATTTCTCTGGCCAAGCCGAGAG CATGTTGATCCCGGGAAACGCCGCTGGCGTGGCCAAACAGTTCCTGCGGTGCGTGTTCCACCAGCTGGCCCCCAACGGCATCCTGCCTCAGCTGTTCCAGAGCAACATCAAAG ATGGAAGTTTCCTGAGAACTCTGGCTTCTTCTCTCATTGATTTTAATGAACTGAGTTCTGTGGCTGCACTGAACCAGCTGCTGGAG GGTCTGAATAATAAGAAGAACCTGCCTGCGGGGGGCACTATGCTGCACTGCCTGGACAACATCGCAAGCTTCATGGAGGCCCTCCCAATGGACTCCCCCAGCAACCTGTGGACCACCATCTGCAACCAGTTCCAGACCTTCCTCACCAAGCTGCCCTCTGTGCTACCGCTGAAG TGTCCCCTAGACTCCAGCTTAAGAATCATTATTTGCCTGCTAAAGATTCCCACTTCAAGCGCCACGAGG AGCCTTCTGGAACCCTTCTCCAAATTGCTCAGCTTCGTGATTCAGTACGGCGTCTTCAGCCTGTCCTACCTGGTGGAGCTGTGCGGCCTGTGCTACCGAGCCTTCAACAAGGTAATAAGCCGCCCGCTTCGTCCCCTCCgtaacggaaaaaaaaacatggccgcGCGGTGA